In the genome of Drosophila pseudoobscura strain MV-25-SWS-2005 chromosome 3, UCI_Dpse_MV25, whole genome shotgun sequence, one region contains:
- the Sec61beta gene encoding protein transport protein Sec61 subunit beta yields the protein MPAPASSTSVGSGSRSPSKLSAPRSAGAGGGSTLKQRKTTSSTTAARSRAPGGAGTGGMWRFYTDDSPGIKVGPVPVLVMSLLFIASVFMLHIWGKYNRS from the exons ATG CCTGCTCCTGCTAGTTCAACGTCCGTCGGCAGCGGCTCACGCTCGCCCAGCAAATTGTCCGCGCCACGTAGCGCCGGAGCTGGTGGTGGGAGCACGCTGAAGCAGCGCAAGAcgaccagcagcaccaccgcGGCCAGAAGCCGTGCCCCTGGTGGAGCCGGTACTGGTGGTATGTGGCGTTTCTACACAGACGACTCCCCCGGCATCAAAGT TGGACCCGTTCCCGTCCTGGTTATGTCGCTGTTGTTCATTGCTTCCGTTTTCATGCTGCACATTTGGGGCAAATACAATCGTTCTTAA